The DNA region TATATTTCTCATTTTTTCTATTTATTAAGGATTGCCTGAAGATCAGCTGGAGAGTAGTATTTGTTTTTCAGAACTTTGTTGTCGGATTTTCGGTGAACGTTGATTTTGTTACCTGAAACTTCGGAATAGGCGTCTTCACCTTTTTCTTTGTAGAAAGCAATTGTTTCGTCAGCTTCGGATTGTGTTGAGCATGCCTTTGACATATTCGAACGCTGCACCTCATCAAACAGTTGAACAAACTTTTCGCCCAAACCAAATTCAAGCACCGCACCGCTCAAAACGTACTGCAGATCGCACAATGCGTCGGCAATTTCTACGATATCGTTGTCGGCGATCGCTTCTTTCAGTTCATTGAGCTCTTCCTGCAACAACGATATTCTTAGTTCGCATCTTTCTTTGGAAGGGATCTGTGGAGATTCTAAAATCGGGGCATTAAACGTTCTGTGGAATTCTGCAACCTGGTTTAGCGAATCTATTTTCTGCATGAAACTTAAATTTAGACAAATATAAAAATTCAATTTTAAAAGAAAAATGCCGTCTCGGGCGAAACAGCATTTTCTTATATTTAATGAAAATTATTTTGAGATTTCTCTGCCGATGACCAACTTTTGGATTTCGGATGTTCCTTCGCCGATGGTGCAAAGTTTGGAATCTCGGTAGAACTTCTCAACCGGGAAATCTTTGGTGTATCCGTATCCGCCGAAAATCTGTACGGCATTGTTAGAGATTCTTACACATGCTTCAGAAGCGTAAAGTTTAGCCATCGCACCTTCCTTGGTCATTTTTTGATTGGCGTCTTTCAGAGTGGAAGCTCTTCTGATCAGCAATTCCGATGCATCGATTTCTGTCGCCATATCGGCAAGCATAAAGTTGATCGCCTGGAACTGGTTGATTGGTCGCCCAAACTGTTGACGTTCCAATGAATATTTCAAGGCGGCTTTGTAAGCTCCTCTCGCAATTCCCAAACTTAATGCGGCGATCGAGATTCTACCTCCGTCCAAGATTTTCATTGCCTGTTTGAAACCTTCGCCCACTTCACCTAAACGATGTGAATCAGGAACCCGCACATTGTCGAAAATCAGTTCCGCAGTTTCGGATGCGCGCATCCCGAGTTTGTTTTCTTTCTTTCCTGAAGAGAATCCGGGCATTCCTTTTTCAAGAACAAAGGCGGTCGAATTATTTTTAGCGCCTTTCTCCCCGGTTCTGGTCATCACAACCGCAATGTCGCCAGAAATTGCGTGGGTGATGAAATTTTTAGCACCGTTCAGAATCCAGTCGTCACCATCTTTTACAGCGGTTGTACTCATGCCGCCAGAATCGGATCCGGTGTTGTGTTCTGTTAATCCCCACGCTCCGATTACTTTTCCGGAAGCAAGCTTCGGAAGCCATTTATGGCGCTGTTCCTCGTTTCCGAATTCATAAATATGATTGGTGCAAAGTGAGTTGTGCGCCGCAACAGATAATCCAATTGATGGATCGACTTGAGAAATTTCGTCGAGAATGGTTACATATTCCTGATAACCTAAACCGGAACCTCCGTATTCTTCCGGAATCACAATTCCCATGAAGCCCATTTCACCCAACTGGTGGAAAAGTTCAACGGGGAAGGTTTGGCTCTCGTCCCATTCCATTATATTTGGACGGATGTTTTTTTCTGCGAAATCTTTTGCAGTCTCTGCAATCATATTCAGGTTGTGTAAAGTATCGTGGCTCATTTATTTAATTTGACCTCAAAGATAGTAAAATGTGTAAAATTAATAGGATGGATGAGCAAACTTTTATTTTCGGAGAAAACATTAAACAATTGTTAAAGATTGCAAATCATTCTAAAAACCAATGCTTAATGGAAGTTAAATTGTAATTTTGCAAAAAATTGCAACATGAGAAAATTATTATTTTCGTTATTCATAGTTCCAGCTATTTTACTTGCGCAAGAACCTGCAGGTTACTACAACGGTACAACCGGACTTACCGGCTACGCATTGAAAACAAAGCTTCGCGACATTATTTCTGCGAAAAATGTGAACTGGCATTACAGTGATCTGCAGAATATCTATAATCAGACCGATATTGACAAGTTCTATGATTATGATGCGACGAACACTAGTTATCTGCTAGATATTTACTCGAATAATCCGACAGGAACTACGGCTTATCATTATACTTCGGCGCAGATGATCGGTTCTTCCAATGCAGAAGGATTAGGGTGGAACAGGGAGCACCAGATGCCGCAAAGTACCTTCAACAGTAATTATCCGATGTATTCGGACCTGTTTTTTGTGATTCCTACGGATGCGAGAATCAACCAGTTGAGAAGTAATTATCCTTACGGAATTTCGTCCACGACGCCATCTTATGTTTATTACACCTTTACCAATGGCTCAAAGATTGGAAGAAACAATACGCCGAATTCTGCGTACACAGGAAGGGTTTATGAGCCGCATCCCGAATTTAAGGGAGACATAGCGAGAGCGCTTCTGTATTTTGTGGTGAGATATGAAGGCAAACTTGGTTCATTTAATTTTTACAATGGAACTTCGCCGGCAAATGATAGGTCGCCTTTGGACGGAACTGAAGAAAAAGCTTTTGAGGATTGGTACATCTCCCTTCTTTTGCAGTGGCATAACGAAGATCAGGTTTCACCTCGAGAAATAGCGAGAAACAACAGTGTTTTCGCGGTACAGAAAAACAGGAATCCCTTTATCGACCATCCGGAATGGGTGAACATGATTTGGGGGCAAACTCCTTCAACCGTAGCTCCTTCTACAATTTCGGATTTGAACGTTACCCAAACAAGCGCTTACTTTGTTAACTTAAGTTGGACACCCTCAACAGGAAACGGAATTTTGGGCTACAAAGTTTACCAGAACGGTACCTTCATCGGATATACAAAAACCAATTCTTTCATTGCCGACCGACTTTCACCATCGACGCCGTATAATTTTACAGTGAAGGCATATAACGACAATTATATGGAATCGGCGGAAAGCAATGTTGTTTCTGTAACAACCCTCGATACCGATATCTACGCAAAAGATTTGATGATTACAAAATATATTGAAGGAACTGCGAATAATAAAGCGCTGGAAATTACCAACAAAACAGGTCATGCTGTTGATCTCACCAAATACAGATTGAGTATTCAGTATTATAGCGGAACCAATTATTATTTCCCGGCTCCATACGAATTGGAAGGTGTGGTTGAAAATAATTCAACTTTTGTAGTGCTAAATCCGAAAGCAAATTTATCCTGCATTACCAATGATCAGGCGAGATTTGTAACCGCAGCGCCGCAACTCACTTTTGACGGAAGCAATTATATCGAACTCCGAAATTCTTCTACAACTGTGGATGCTGTTGGAACTTTGGCGGTCAATAACTTTGCGACTCTCGGCAATACTTCTCTTTACCGTAATGCTACAGTAACACAACCGAGCAGCACTTTTGTTTTCGAAGAATGGACAAAGTATCCGAATGATTACTGCACCGGTTTAGGAATGCTGTCTGCTTCTGATGTTTCGGTTTACGCAGATAATAATTTTACGGTTTATCCGAATCCTTCTGTTGGCAATATTGTTTACATTAAGGGAAAAAATCTTGAGAAAGTGCAGACTGTTTCAATTCTCGATATTTCAGGAAAAATTGTGGAAAGATTAACGGCTCCTTTCAAAAATGACAACTCGCTGAATGTACAGAAACTAACTTCCGGAGTTTATATCCTGCAGCTTGATGACAAAGCGGTGAAGTTTATTAAGAATTAAATTTCTTAGTAATATGAAAGTCAGCTTCCGAAGAAGCTGACTTTTTTACTTCATATAGAGCCGCATTTTTTCTTCCGCTTCTGGTTTTACCTTCATTTCCCTGAAGAATTTGTTTTCATTTTTGAAGGAGATTCTGTAGTAGATAATTTTATCCGCATAATATTTAAAGTAAGGATGGTTTTTCAGCCAGGATTCAGGCGCGTCCATCAGTGAGTATTTCTGAACATTATCTGTAGTTAGCGGTGCAATGAAAATCAATCGGTGCGCCTGAACTTTGTCGATATTATAGGTGTCTAAGATTTGCTGCTTGTTGACGAAACCGCCCAGTTTGTTTCTGAAACCGATGAAGCTTGCCGCGCTTTTTTCATCAAAACCATATTCGATCAGTTGTTTGAAGTTGATCTCGTTTAAATCAATTTTAGAAAAATCAGTTTTGGATTCAACAGAAGCTGTCGCCTTTTGTGATTTCGGATTTTCATGATTTGAAACGGTTGAAGAAACGTTATTCTTTTGAAACGAGTCAGGATTTAGAACGATGTACGGTCTCATTTCCTCAAACTTCTCAGGAGAGATGGCGTAACATTTCTGGATTTCTTCCAATGACTTAAAACTGCCTTTCAAATACCGGTCTCTGTAGTTGATAATGGTTTGTGCCTGTTTATCGGTAAAGCCCAGAATTTTCCAACCATCGAAGTCGGTTTGATTGGGGTCGAAATTTTGATACTGAACTTTCGGCTTTTCTGTTTTTGCATAGTTGTTGGAGAAACTTGATCTTTGATTTGAATAATTCTCGGGAGTTTTTTGCGGAAGCAAAAGGTAAGGTTCCATTTTGCGATAGTTTTCTTCGCTAATGATAAAACATTCCTTAAACTTTTCCTTGCTGATAAAGCTTCCGCCAAGATAGTTTTTGTATTTTAAAATAGAAGCTGCCTGTCTTTCTGTAAACCCCATTTTTTCAAAATCTGACTCTGAGAAATGGTCTGGGTTAAATTTACCTGGGATTCGAAGTTCATCGCTGCCTTTTTGTCGGTATGAATGGTAACCGGCGAACTGTATAGTCTTTCGATAGCTATTTCTGCTACTTCTAAAATGTCTGTTCGCTGTTTCCGGCAGAAGAATGTACTTTTCAATCTCATCATATTTACTCTCGGAAATTGCATAGCATTTTCTCAATTGTTCTTTTGAAACAAAGCTTCCGCCCACTGCTTGTTTGTATTTTAGGATCGTTGTTGCCTGTTTTTCTGAAAATCCTAAAGTCATCCACTCTTCCTTGTTAAGTGAATTGGGATCGTATGCTTTCAGAACAATTCTTTCGGAGGCATTTGTTTCTTCCGTGAATATTTGCGTGGGAAAGGAGTTGTCTTTCTTAGTCGTGTTGAAATATAAAAGACCGGTGATAAGAATTGATCCTGAAGTGGCGAATCCGAAAAAATAGTTTTTCACTGCTGATAATTGGAGATGTATGTTCATGTTTTTTTTTGCAAACATACAACGGACTTCATGTCAAAAAATAGGTGAAATCACCTATTTTTATAGGGTTATTTCACCCATTTTTACAGTAAGCTCTAAAAATTATTGTTCGGGTTTATCTGCCAGTGATTCCTTAAGCTTCTGCAGTTCGGCCTTCACAAATTCTAGCCGATCGATAATGGTAATGGTTTCGGAGATTTTGGAGTTGGTCGTCAATGCAATCCTTGCTCCATCGAGGGTGTAACCTTTTTCTTTAACAAGGTGATAAATGATCTTCAGATTCTTTATGTCTTCCGGAGTAAAATAGCGGTTTCCCTTTTTGTTTTTTTTGGGTTTGATGATTGGGAACTCCTGCTCCCAATAACGGATTAGCGAAGTGTTAACGCCAAAAGCTTTGGCGACTTCGCCAATGGGATAATATAATTTATCGGGCAGATCAATCTTCACTTCTTAATTTTGAGCAAATATATAAAGTTTAATATTTATTAGAAAACAAAAGACACTTCAATCGAAATGTCTTTTTATTTATTTTGAAAGTTTTTTTAGGAAAGGTCGCCCGCAGAATCCATTGGGTCCGTCATTCCATCTCTTTTTCTGAAACTGTACTCGCGGTTGTTGTCAAGATATGCACCAGATCTTGCCTTTGCAATTATTCTTGCGCGATTTTCAGGATCTAAGTTTCGGTCTCGGTCATTGATAAATTCTTCCGACTGAGGGTAATAATCCTTTGTAAAATCATTCACGTTGATTGCTCCCATATCGTTCATAATGTCTCGTGCCTCTTCCGCTCGATCACTGTCGTTGGTATAAACGGTAACGATATTGCTTTTTGTTCCAGCGTAACTGTATCTTTTTCTGTCCTCGTGGTCTTCACCAAAAAGCCAGTCCCAAAAACCTGTTGTTTTTTCATCCTCATTATAGTCGTAATGTAGGTCGTTGTCTATTATTTCATTTCTGCGGTAAGAAGATACATTGTAATCTTCTTTTGAGAATCCGTTATTGTCCAATTTTTCTGATGCTTTTGCAGCATCCTCATTGTTGGGAAACATTCCCACTACGGTATAAGCCATAATTAAAATTTTTAAGATTAATATTGTGATTTTGTGTCATTTAATTATCAAAAACGGTGACAAAAAGTATTGTTTCATCAGCTTTATAATAAGTTTAACGCGATGTTAAAACATTATGTAGAGAATATTATCTGCCTAACTTTGGTTCTCCATAGAAATTATTGGGAAACGGTATTTGCTAGTGAGATTTTTTTAAATAAATCATCTTAATTTTTATGGTCTAAGTTAACATTGAATATTTTGTCAAAAGTTAAAGGAATTAATAAGTGCGAATTAAATGATAAATAATGTTGCGCAACCAGAAGACTTTTCGTAAATTTGCACCACTTTTTGTGGGAGCATTTGGCGAAGCTTAAAACATTAACAATTAACATCTTCCGTATTTTTCAGAACCACATTCAGCCAAAGTTTGAAAGAGAAGGAATACAAATTTTTTAATTATGTCTGAAACGACAAACAAAGAAACGGTTCTTTTGAACCAAAACGTAGCACCTGAACAATTTGACTGGGATTCTTTCGAGTCTGGTCTTGATGCTGATGCAAGAAAAGAAAAAAGCGACCTCGAGGAAATCTACAACGGGTCTCTTAACAACTTGAGCGACAACGACGTACTTGTAGGAAAAGTAGTAAGACTTACCGACAAAGAAGCGATTGTTGACATCAACTTCAAGTCTGAAGGTGTTATTTCTCTGAACGAATTCCGTTACAACCAAGGATTGCAGGTAGGTGATGAAGTTGAGGTAATGGTCGACAGAAGAGAAGACAAAACAGGTCAGTTGCAACTTTCCCACAAAAAAGCGAGAACGCTTAAAGCTTGGGATAAAGTAAACGAGCTTCACGAAAGCGGTGAAATCGTAAACGGATTTGTAAAATCAAGAACTAAAGGAGGTATGATCGTTGACGTACACGGTATCGAGGCATTCTTGCCTGGATCACAGATCGACGTGAAGCCAATCAAAGACTACGACCAGTTCGTAGGAAAAACAATGGAATTCAAAGTGGTGAAAATCAACCCAGAATTCAAAAACGTGGTAGTTTCTCACAAAGCGTTGATCGAGGCAGACCTTGAAGGACAGAAGAGAGAAATCATCGGTCAGCTTGAAAAAGGTCAGGTTCTGGAAGGAACTGTGAAGAACATCACTTCTTACGGGGTGTTCATCGATCTTGGAGGTGTTGACGGATTGATCCACATTACAGACCTTTCTTGGTCAAGAGTAAACCACCCATCAGAAATCCTTGAAGACGGACAGACTGTGAAAGTGGTAATCCTTGATTTCGATGATGAGAAAACTAGAATCCAGTTGGGTATGAAGCAGTTGGAACCACATCCGTGGGATGCGCTTTCTGCTGATATGAAGGTAGGTGACAGAGTTAAAGGAAAAGTGGTTGTTCTTGCTGACTACGGTGCATTCGTTGAGGTTGCTCCAGGTGTTGAAGGATTGATCCACGTTTCTGAAATGTCTTGGTCAACTCACTTGAGAAGCGCGGGAGATTTCGTGAAAGTAGGTGACGAAGTAGAAGCTGAAGTTTTGACTTTGGACAGAGAAGACAGAAAAATCTCTTTGGGAATGAAGCAGCTTAACCAGGATCCTTGGTCAAACATCGAAACTAAATATCCGGTTGGTTCTAAGCATGTTGGAACCGTAAGAAACTTCACCAACTTCGGAGTATTCGTTGAGTTGGAAGAAGGAATCGATGGATTGATCTACATTTCTGACCTTTCTTGGACTAAGAAAATCAAGCACCCATCTGAGTTCTGTGCAGTAGGTGATAAGTTAGACGTAGTTGTTCTTGAATTGGATACTGCTGCAAGAAGACTTTCATTAGGACACAAGCAACTGTTGGAAAATCCTTGGGATAAGTTCGAAACTAAATATGCTGAAGGTACTGTACACACAGGAAAAGCTACAGAAGTTTTCGACAAAGGAGCTCAGGTTCAGTTCGAAGATGCTGAAGTTGAAGCTTTCTGCCCATCAAGATTATTAGAAAAAGAAGACGGTTCTAAAATCAAGAAAGGAGAAGAAGCTGAATTCAAAGTAATCGAGTTCAACAAAGAATTCAAGAGAGTAGTGGTTTCCCACACCGGAATCTTCAGAGATGAGGAAAGAAAGAACGTGAGAGACAACGCTCAGAAACCTGCAGCATCTTCAAGCAACGAAGAGAAAGCTACTCTTGGTGACCTCGATGTTTTAGCAGAATTGAAAAAGAAAATGGAAGGGAACTAATTCCTGATTTTCAATGATACTTTGAACGCCTCATTAACTTGGGGCGTTTTTTTATGTTAAATATTTATGAACATCAAATATTTTTTATATATTCGGCACCGAATAATCAATATATATGAAAAATAGAAATTTACCCTTGAAAATTGCGGCGCTTTTTCTTGCATTTTCTTTCGGGAATTTACAGGCGCAGGATTTTAAGTCCATCATTCAGAGCCATATGTCGGCTAAGAACACTTTTGCTAAACCAGAACTCAGCAATTTCGAAGTCACCAACCACGATTTTTCGAAATCGATGAATTCGGAGGTGGTGATGTTTCAGCAACATTATAAAGGAATCCCTGTATACAATTCCGTGGGAACAGCTTTGGTGAGAAACTCACAGGTAAACTATATCAACGAAAATTTTACTAAGGATTTCACTTCGGCTTCGTTGCCTTCGACTGCAAAATCAAATCAGGCAATTTTTGCGACGGTAGCACAAGCTATGGGATTGAAAAACGCAGCTAATTATGAGCTGCTCAACTTCGGTGAGGCAGATAAAGACCATGCATTTGCCAAAACCAGACTGACTTATTTTGTCGATAGCAATAATAATCTTCGTTTATGCCATCAATACGAATTTGAAGAAAAAGGAACTTCAAACTATTGGGAGGTATTGGCAGATGCTGTAACCGGCGAGATTCTGAGTAAGCAGAACCTTACACTTTCCTGTACTTTTGAGCACGGTGCTTTCGGAAGAGACCATTCTGAGCACATTGCTGACGAACTCTTGGGTCATTTTGTAAATGATGCGAATGATGATTCGTTTTCAAATTCAACTGTTGCTGCTTTAGCGCCGCTTGATGCTTCCTATCGCGTATTCCCTTTTCCTTTAGAAAGTCCTAACCACGGTTCGAGAGTAATGTTGGCCAATCCATGGTTTACCGACGCGTCACCCGACGGATGGCACAGTATTTTGGGCGGGACATACTTGGGAACCCACACCACCACGCGTGGAAACAACGTAATGGCGTATGATGACCGCGCAAATGCAAATGCACCGGGATCCTATGCGGAAGGTGGGGCAAACAGAGTTTTCGATTTCCCGTTTATAGTTAATGACACTACCGGAAACCTTAATGCGGCCACAACCAATCTGTTTTATGCCAACAACAAAATTCACGATATTTTCTACCGTTTAGGATTTAATGAAGTTTCAAGAAATTTCCAGGCGTGGAATTATGGAAAAGGAGGAGCTCAAAACGACTACGTTATGGCTGAATCTCAAGACGGAGGTGGAACCAATAATGCTAACTTCAGTACACCGAGTGACGGAGGTAGAGGAAGAATGCAGATGTATCTTTGGGATCCAGATGTTATTCAAAGAGTTTTTTACAACGCTCCATCTGAAGCCGTGGGTAGATTAGTGCCTAACGTTATTTCTACCACTTTCGGTCCTGCTCTTACTGTAACAGGAGTAACGGCCGATGTTAAGGTTTCACCTGTATTAGACGCATGTACTCCGCTTCCAGCTGGATCATTAACCGGCAAGATAGGACTCATTGAAAGAGGTACTTGCGAATTCCAAGCAAAAGTTCAGGCAGTGCAAGATGCAGGTGCAGTTGCAGCAATTATTTATAGCTTACCAGATTCTGCTCCAACTGGTGGAATGGCGGGAACAAACCCGAATATAACAATTCCATCTGTGTTGATCGAAAATCCTGAAGGCGTTTATATGAAAGGATTGCTGGACGGTGGAACAAATGTTAACATTACCTTGAAATACGATCCAGCTACTCAACCAACAAGAGACGGAAGCTTCGACAACGGAATTATTATCCATGAATATGGACACGGGATTTCCAATAGAAGAACAGGAACCGGTTCAGGATGTTTAAACACTAGCATTAACAAAGAGCAGATGGGCGAAGGTTGGTCTGATTTCTTTGCATTAATGCTTACCAACCAACCGGGAGACAACGCTTCCGTCCCAAGAGGAATCGGGACTTATGCAGTAACAGAACCTATCAACGGTGGCGGAATTCGACCTGCTCCTTATTCTCCTGACTTTGCTGTCAATAACTTTACTTATGGTAAGACAAACGGTATGGAATATACCAATGCGTCAGGAGTATTGACAACCAATGTGCACTCAATTGGATTTGTATGGGCTACAATGCTGTGGGATCTGCACTGGAAGTATGTTGAGAAATACGGATATTCATCGGACGTGATGGCAAACAATACCAACGGAAGTACAAGAGTGCTTCAATTGGTGTATAACGCTTTAGGACTTCAGGGATGTAATCCTGGATTTATCGAAGGAAGAAACGCAATTATTGCGGCAGAGCAAGCAGCAACAGGAGGTGCGGACAAATGTATGATCTGGAATGTATTTGCGAAAAGAGGATTGGGTGTAAACGCAGCTTCTGGTTCAAAAACCAACATCAACGATCAGGTTGAAGATTTCAATGTTCCTGCAGACTGTCTGATGGCAACCAACGAAGCCGGAGTTAAGGATGCGCTAAGCATTTATCCGAATCCAGCTAAGAACGAGTTCTTCATCAAATCTGGAAAAGCAATTGCAGGAAAGGTTTTGGTTGAGATTTTCGATGCTTCAGGAAAAGTGGTTTCAAGCCAAAGAATGTCAGCTGATGCAGCAGTTAACACTCAAACTCTAACAAATGGAGTTTTTGTGGTGAAAGTTTCCGGCTTAGGCGTGAACTATTCTTCCAAACTTATGATTAAAAAATAATTTTTAATTCATAATTTTATGGTCGTCCTGATTTTTCGGGACGGCTTTTTTTATGGTTTTAGATTTTGAAATTCGGAAGTCGGGGAGGATCTCCAAATACTTTATAGAAAATGGTATTTCCTGTTTTCAGGAAGCGGGCGCTTTTGTGCAGAATCTTCCCTACAAACGAAATGGAAATAAAGAGGA from Chryseobacterium suipulveris includes:
- a CDS encoding nucleoside triphosphate pyrophosphohydrolase family protein; this translates as MQKIDSLNQVAEFHRTFNAPILESPQIPSKERCELRISLLQEELNELKEAIADNDIVEIADALCDLQYVLSGAVLEFGLGEKFVQLFDEVQRSNMSKACSTQSEADETIAFYKEKGEDAYSEVSGNKINVHRKSDNKVLKNKYYSPADLQAILNK
- a CDS encoding acyl-CoA dehydrogenase family protein, with translation MSHDTLHNLNMIAETAKDFAEKNIRPNIMEWDESQTFPVELFHQLGEMGFMGIVIPEEYGGSGLGYQEYVTILDEISQVDPSIGLSVAAHNSLCTNHIYEFGNEEQRHKWLPKLASGKVIGAWGLTEHNTGSDSGGMSTTAVKDGDDWILNGAKNFITHAISGDIAVVMTRTGEKGAKNNSTAFVLEKGMPGFSSGKKENKLGMRASETAELIFDNVRVPDSHRLGEVGEGFKQAMKILDGGRISIAALSLGIARGAYKAALKYSLERQQFGRPINQFQAINFMLADMATEIDASELLIRRASTLKDANQKMTKEGAMAKLYASEACVRISNNAVQIFGGYGYTKDFPVEKFYRDSKLCTIGEGTSEIQKLVIGREISK
- a CDS encoding endonuclease, which encodes MRKLLFSLFIVPAILLAQEPAGYYNGTTGLTGYALKTKLRDIISAKNVNWHYSDLQNIYNQTDIDKFYDYDATNTSYLLDIYSNNPTGTTAYHYTSAQMIGSSNAEGLGWNREHQMPQSTFNSNYPMYSDLFFVIPTDARINQLRSNYPYGISSTTPSYVYYTFTNGSKIGRNNTPNSAYTGRVYEPHPEFKGDIARALLYFVVRYEGKLGSFNFYNGTSPANDRSPLDGTEEKAFEDWYISLLLQWHNEDQVSPREIARNNSVFAVQKNRNPFIDHPEWVNMIWGQTPSTVAPSTISDLNVTQTSAYFVNLSWTPSTGNGILGYKVYQNGTFIGYTKTNSFIADRLSPSTPYNFTVKAYNDNYMESAESNVVSVTTLDTDIYAKDLMITKYIEGTANNKALEITNKTGHAVDLTKYRLSIQYYSGTNYYFPAPYELEGVVENNSTFVVLNPKANLSCITNDQARFVTAAPQLTFDGSNYIELRNSSTTVDAVGTLAVNNFATLGNTSLYRNATVTQPSSTFVFEEWTKYPNDYCTGLGMLSASDVSVYADNNFTVYPNPSVGNIVYIKGKNLEKVQTVSILDISGKIVERLTAPFKNDNSLNVQKLTSGVYILQLDDKAVKFIKN
- a CDS encoding helix-hairpin-helix domain-containing protein produces the protein MNIHLQLSAVKNYFFGFATSGSILITGLLYFNTTKKDNSFPTQIFTEETNASERIVLKAYDPNSLNKEEWMTLGFSEKQATTILKYKQAVGGSFVSKEQLRKCYAISESKYDEIEKYILLPETANRHFRSSRNSYRKTIQFAGYHSYRQKGSDELRIPGKFNPDHFSESDFEKMGFTERQAASILKYKNYLGGSFISKEKFKECFIISEENYRKMEPYLLLPQKTPENYSNQRSSFSNNYAKTEKPKVQYQNFDPNQTDFDGWKILGFTDKQAQTIINYRDRYLKGSFKSLEEIQKCYAISPEKFEEMRPYIVLNPDSFQKNNVSSTVSNHENPKSQKATASVESKTDFSKIDLNEINFKQLIEYGFDEKSAASFIGFRNKLGGFVNKQQILDTYNIDKVQAHRLIFIAPLTTDNVQKYSLMDAPESWLKNHPYFKYYADKIIYYRISFKNENKFFREMKVKPEAEEKMRLYMK
- a CDS encoding MerR family transcriptional regulator, giving the protein MKIDLPDKLYYPIGEVAKAFGVNTSLIRYWEQEFPIIKPKKNKKGNRYFTPEDIKNLKIIYHLVKEKGYTLDGARIALTTNSKISETITIIDRLEFVKAELQKLKESLADKPEQ
- the rpsA gene encoding 30S ribosomal protein S1, which encodes MSETTNKETVLLNQNVAPEQFDWDSFESGLDADARKEKSDLEEIYNGSLNNLSDNDVLVGKVVRLTDKEAIVDINFKSEGVISLNEFRYNQGLQVGDEVEVMVDRREDKTGQLQLSHKKARTLKAWDKVNELHESGEIVNGFVKSRTKGGMIVDVHGIEAFLPGSQIDVKPIKDYDQFVGKTMEFKVVKINPEFKNVVVSHKALIEADLEGQKREIIGQLEKGQVLEGTVKNITSYGVFIDLGGVDGLIHITDLSWSRVNHPSEILEDGQTVKVVILDFDDEKTRIQLGMKQLEPHPWDALSADMKVGDRVKGKVVVLADYGAFVEVAPGVEGLIHVSEMSWSTHLRSAGDFVKVGDEVEAEVLTLDREDRKISLGMKQLNQDPWSNIETKYPVGSKHVGTVRNFTNFGVFVELEEGIDGLIYISDLSWTKKIKHPSEFCAVGDKLDVVVLELDTAARRLSLGHKQLLENPWDKFETKYAEGTVHTGKATEVFDKGAQVQFEDAEVEAFCPSRLLEKEDGSKIKKGEEAEFKVIEFNKEFKRVVVSHTGIFRDEERKNVRDNAQKPAASSSNEEKATLGDLDVLAELKKKMEGN
- a CDS encoding T9SS-dependent M36 family metallopeptidase, which encodes MKNRNLPLKIAALFLAFSFGNLQAQDFKSIIQSHMSAKNTFAKPELSNFEVTNHDFSKSMNSEVVMFQQHYKGIPVYNSVGTALVRNSQVNYINENFTKDFTSASLPSTAKSNQAIFATVAQAMGLKNAANYELLNFGEADKDHAFAKTRLTYFVDSNNNLRLCHQYEFEEKGTSNYWEVLADAVTGEILSKQNLTLSCTFEHGAFGRDHSEHIADELLGHFVNDANDDSFSNSTVAALAPLDASYRVFPFPLESPNHGSRVMLANPWFTDASPDGWHSILGGTYLGTHTTTRGNNVMAYDDRANANAPGSYAEGGANRVFDFPFIVNDTTGNLNAATTNLFYANNKIHDIFYRLGFNEVSRNFQAWNYGKGGAQNDYVMAESQDGGGTNNANFSTPSDGGRGRMQMYLWDPDVIQRVFYNAPSEAVGRLVPNVISTTFGPALTVTGVTADVKVSPVLDACTPLPAGSLTGKIGLIERGTCEFQAKVQAVQDAGAVAAIIYSLPDSAPTGGMAGTNPNITIPSVLIENPEGVYMKGLLDGGTNVNITLKYDPATQPTRDGSFDNGIIIHEYGHGISNRRTGTGSGCLNTSINKEQMGEGWSDFFALMLTNQPGDNASVPRGIGTYAVTEPINGGGIRPAPYSPDFAVNNFTYGKTNGMEYTNASGVLTTNVHSIGFVWATMLWDLHWKYVEKYGYSSDVMANNTNGSTRVLQLVYNALGLQGCNPGFIEGRNAIIAAEQAATGGADKCMIWNVFAKRGLGVNAASGSKTNINDQVEDFNVPADCLMATNEAGVKDALSIYPNPAKNEFFIKSGKAIAGKVLVEIFDASGKVVSSQRMSADAAVNTQTLTNGVFVVKVSGLGVNYSSKLMIKK